From the genome of Cystobacter fuscus DSM 2262:
GCATCTTTGTCAATTCGATGAGCGACCTCTTCCACGCGGACGTTCCTGTTGACTACATCGTCGCGGTGGCGCGAGTGATGGCGCTGGCGAACTGGCACACCTACCAGGTGCTGACGAAGCGCTCAGAACGGATGAGGGAACTCCTGAGGGGCGAATTGGCGTTCGCTGCCCAGTTGCCACATATCTGGTGGGGCGTCAGCGTAGAGGATCGCCGCTACGGGGTACCGCGCATCGAGCACTTGCGTGAAGCACCTGCTCGGGTCCGGTTCCTCTCGGTAGAGCCACTGCTCGATGACCTGGGCCGGGTGGACCTGTCCGGCATCCACTGGGTCATCGTGGGTGGGGAAAGCGGCGCAGGGGCGAGGCCTCTGCACAGGGAGTGGGTCGCATCCCTCCGGGATCAATGCGCCGAGGCGGGCGTGGCGTTCTTTTTCAAGCAGTGGGGCGGCGTGCGCAAGAGCAAGACGGGCCGTCTACTCGATGGACTGACTCATGATGAGCTTCCGCATCGAGTCGTCATACCGAACCCACTCGAAGCACAGCGGCAACATGCACTGGCGCAGGCAGAGGCTCTTTCACAGGCGTGGCAGGCACGACTCAAAAGCCACCAAGCGGGTGCTCGAACCGCCGAGGCATGACGCTTCATGTAGTGGCTGAATAGCATCGCAGGCGTGTCTGCCCTGGGCGGACGTCCAGGCGAACGCGGGCTGCATCCACCCGCTCGCCCGCTCCAACGGAGTGCGGGAATGCACCCGCCCCCACACACTTGCTCCAGTGCTGGCTCATCGGGAGCACAGCGAAACAGCCGACATCCCCACCCAAAGGAGATGACCCGGAGCGCGCCTGGAGGTCGGCCCGCACAGGAACCAGGGTGGGCCTCCCGTCGCGCCACCCCCGCTGTCCTCCAGACCAACGCATGGTCAAGGTCGAAGGGAACCCTTCAACTCGAGGGAGGCGCATATGGCGGACACCAATCAGGGTGAGATGGACATCAACCCACAATCGCAGCGCACGGAGGAGCCAGATGCAACACGGCGCGCCTCGGGAGTCGACCTACAAGCCCGGCGCGAGCAGCGCCGAGAAACCAGGCGCAACCAGACCTACAAGGCCTTCCTGCGCAACCTCATGGCCATCGGCTCGATGAACGAGCAAGACGCGGAGCGTGCCGCGATCTCGGTGCTCTGCGTCCTGGAACAGCGGCTCTTCGGCGGGGAGCCGGCCCACCTGGAAGCCCAGCTCCCCGGCAAGCTTCAGGATCTGCTGATCCGCTGCGAGCGGCACACGGGCAAGCCCGCGAGCAAGTTCGGCAAGGAGGACTTCATCCAGATGGTGGCGCAGGACCTGGAAGTGGAACCCCTCTTGGCGGAGCGGAGGATCCGCGCCGTCTTCACCGCCTTGAGGGATCAGGTCTCCGAGGGGGAGATCGACGACGTCATCGGCCAGCTGCCCTCCGACCTGCGCGAGCTGTGGCACCTCACCATCTGACGTGCGTCGAGGCCCGGTCTCCCCCGCGCGCGGTCAATCCTGTCCCTCCGAGGAGCGACCGCGTGAGGGGGCGTCGGGCTTGAAGAGGGAGCGGCCCGGGGTCGCCATCCACGCCAGCGAGAAGTGCTTGCCCTGGGGGTGGAGCGCCAGCACGGCCCCCTTGCGCAGCTTGCCGGGCAGTTCCTCCTGCTCCAGGGCGCGCGCGCCCGCGACGGCGAGCGAGGGATTGTGCCCCACGAGCATCCAGCCCGGGCCCAGCTCGCGAGCCATGTGGAGGATGCGCTTGGGCGCCTGGGGACGGGGCCGCAGCTCGGGGAGGAGTTCCACGTGCGCGAGCCCGAAGGCCTCGGCGAGGATCTCCGCGGTCTGGATGGCGCGCACCAGGGGACTCGTGGCGATGCCCACCATGGGCGTGAGGCGTGCGAGCTTGCGTGCGTGGGCACGGAAGGTGGCCCTGCCCTCGAGCGTCAGGGGACGGCTCTCGTCACCCAGGCGGTGGTCACCCTCGGCCTCGGCGTGGCGGACGAACATCAGGGGCATCTGGTGGGAAGACATGGCGGGAGTGTCCCTAAAGCCCCGGGGCCCAAGGGACAAGCAACGTTCCCGCGTCAGGACTCCCGGCGGCGCGACACGTTCGTGACGGTGGAACCCCGCGTCCGGCGGGCGGTAGAGTCCGCGCCCATGTCCCGTCCCACGCCTGACCGCCGTCCCCTCTCGGGTGAGGGCCCCGTCATCCTCCGGGCGCCCAGTGATCCACGCTGGCTGCCCCTCGCGCTCGAGCGCTTCGACGAGGTGCTGGTGGACCATGCCCACTGCGAGAAGAAGGCCGCGGCCAACGCCCTCTCGATGATCCAGGTGTACCCGGACCTGCCGGGCCTGCCCGCGCAGATGGCGCGGCTGGCGCGCGAGGAGAGCGCGCACCTGGCCCGGGTGCTGGAGCTGATGGCCGCCCGCGGCCTGACCTTGAACCGGGACGCGGGAGACCCCTACGCCCAGGGCCTGCAGAAGGCCGTGCGCACCTCGCACGAGGGCCGCAAGGTGGACCGGCTGCTCGTGGCCGCCGTCATCGAGGCCCGCTCCTGCGAGCGCCTGTCGCTGCTCGCCGAGGGACTGGAGGAGGACTCGCTGCGCCGCTTCTACGCGGAGCTCGCCCAGTCCGAGGATGGCCACCAGTCGCTCTTCTACCGGCTGGCCGTCACGGCGGCGGGCGGCGACGAGACGCCGGTGCGCGCCCGCCTGGAGGAGCTGCTCGTCCTCGAGGCCGAGGTGCTCCAGCGCATCGGGGTGCGCGCCGCCATCCACTGAACGGATGAAACGCCCTCCAGGGCGAGCCCCGCCCCTCCTCGCGGGGCGAGCTCAATGCCTTGCATCCACCATGGCGGGCGCGGCCCGCCCAATCCCAGACATTCCAGCCTCCCCTCGCGACGACCTGAGTCCCCGGGTCCGTGGATTTCCATTCGGATCCAGGTTGCTGTGAAACCCACGCATGTTCAGGTTCGCCCCCCGC
Proteins encoded in this window:
- a CDS encoding DUF5131 family protein translates to MSDHSKIEWTDATWNPVRGCTKISPGCKHCYAETFAERFRGVPGHPYEQGFDLRLVPEKLAEPLRWRSPKCIFVNSMSDLFHADVPVDYIVAVARVMALANWHTYQVLTKRSERMRELLRGELAFAAQLPHIWWGVSVEDRRYGVPRIEHLREAPARVRFLSVEPLLDDLGRVDLSGIHWVIVGGESGAGARPLHREWVASLRDQCAEAGVAFFFKQWGGVRKSKTGRLLDGLTHDELPHRVVIPNPLEAQRQHALAQAEALSQAWQARLKSHQAGARTAEA
- a CDS encoding DUF2267 domain-containing protein encodes the protein MADTNQGEMDINPQSQRTEEPDATRRASGVDLQARREQRRETRRNQTYKAFLRNLMAIGSMNEQDAERAAISVLCVLEQRLFGGEPAHLEAQLPGKLQDLLIRCERHTGKPASKFGKEDFIQMVAQDLEVEPLLAERRIRAVFTALRDQVSEGEIDDVIGQLPSDLRELWHLTI
- a CDS encoding SixA phosphatase family protein, with translation MSSHQMPLMFVRHAEAEGDHRLGDESRPLTLEGRATFRAHARKLARLTPMVGIATSPLVRAIQTAEILAEAFGLAHVELLPELRPRPQAPKRILHMARELGPGWMLVGHNPSLAVAGARALEQEELPGKLRKGAVLALHPQGKHFSLAWMATPGRSLFKPDAPSRGRSSEGQD
- a CDS encoding tRNA-(ms[2]io[6]A)-hydroxylase, producing MSRPTPDRRPLSGEGPVILRAPSDPRWLPLALERFDEVLVDHAHCEKKAAANALSMIQVYPDLPGLPAQMARLAREESAHLARVLELMAARGLTLNRDAGDPYAQGLQKAVRTSHEGRKVDRLLVAAVIEARSCERLSLLAEGLEEDSLRRFYAELAQSEDGHQSLFYRLAVTAAGGDETPVRARLEELLVLEAEVLQRIGVRAAIH